The DNA segment GTCCATCGTCGCGTCGCAGAAGACGCTCGTCTCTGCGCCCGGTTCGTCTATCTCGTCCATCAGGTACGCCTCTTCGTACTCGGTTACGTACTTCGCGACCGATTCGTTCGTTAGCGTCGACGGCTTGGTCGGATACGTCGTCTCCGCCGACGGTGTGAGAAACAGTGCGTAAGCGGCACTTCCGCCGCCTACCAGCAGGACGACGATTCCGATACAGACCGGGACGGCCCACCGCTGACGGAAGTCCGCTTTCATACTATCGCATCCGATTCCTAACAAAAGAACGTTGTGACGGTTGCGGCCCAAATCACGACTCCGAATCCGTCCGACACCGTCGGAACCTACTCCCGTCCTGCCACGACCCCGTCCTGTAACTACCGCCGTCCCACAACCACGTTTTTCTCGCTGGTGCTCGACCTTCCGGTATGACCTGCTCCGAATGCGGCGGCGAGCGACTGCCGTTCGCCGTTCCCGAAGCGCTCCGGGAGTACCTCCGTGGCGACTCCCCGCACGTCGCGCTCTGTACGCGCTGTCTCACCCTCGACCCGGTCGGGGACGCACCGGCCGAACTCCCCGACTTCACGACCATCAGCGACGCCTTCCCGGCCGACCGCGAGGCGGCCGCGGCGCTCGCGCTCGCGGTCGGCCTGCTGGCCGACTCGCTCGCGCTC comes from the Halorussus vallis genome and includes:
- a CDS encoding DUF6276 family protein, with product MTCSECGGERLPFAVPEALREYLRGDSPHVALCTRCLTLDPVGDAPAELPDFTTISDAFPADREAAAALALAVGLLADSLALHRSEIEALLERVERAGTDPLLAIDRLAGDPGLDPAFDWDRRQPQLEQLLYE